The Arachis duranensis cultivar V14167 chromosome 2, aradu.V14167.gnm2.J7QH, whole genome shotgun sequence genome has a window encoding:
- the LOC107474807 gene encoding vesicle-associated membrane protein 722 produces MGQQSLIYSFVARGTVILAEHTDFSGNFTTIAFQCLQKLPASNNKFTYNCDGHTFNYLVDNGFTYCVVAVESVGRQIPMAFLERIKEDFTKRFGGGKAATAAAKSLNREFGSKLKEHMQYCVEHPEEVSKLAKVKDQVSEVKGIMMENIEKVLDRGEKIEVLVDKTENLHYQAQDFRQQGTQLRRKMWYQNMKIKLIVLAIIIALILIIVLSVCHGFNC; encoded by the exons ATGGGGCAGCAATCGTTGATCTACAGCTTCGTGGCGCGTGGGACGGTGATCCTGGCGGAGCACACCGACTTCAGCGGCAACTTTACCACCATAGCCTTCCAGTGCCTTCAGAAGCTCCCTGCCTCGAACAACAAGTTCACTTATAACTGTGATGGCCACACCTTCAACTACCTCGTCGATAACGGATTCA CTTACTGTGTAGTGGCAGTGGAATCTGTTGGTAGACAGATTCCAATGGCCTTTCTTGAACGCATCAAGGAGGATTTTACTAAAAGATTCGGTGGAGGAAAAGCTGCGACAGCAGCTGCTAAAAGTCTTAACAGAGAATTTGG CTCAAAGCTGAAGGAGCATATGCAGTACTGTGTGGAGCATCCAGAAGAGGTTAGCAAACTTGCAAAAGTGAAAGATCAGGTTTCTGAAGTAAAAGGAATTATGATGGAAAACATTGAGAAG GTTCTTGATCGAGGAGAGAAGATTGAAGTTTTGGTGGATAAAACGGAGAACCTTCACTATCAG GCACAAGATTTCAGGCAGCAGGGAACCCAGTTGAGGAGAAAGATGTGGTATCAGAACATGAAGATAAAACTAATAGTTCTTGCCATCATAATTGCCTTGATTCTCATAATTGTTCTTTCTGTTTGCCACGGCTTCAATTGTTGA